The Maylandia zebra isolate NMK-2024a linkage group LG14, Mzebra_GT3a, whole genome shotgun sequence genome includes the window TTGTGGCTGACTGGTTTACAGTAATGACTGCTGACATTTGATcacccttttttgtttttttctcactaTCTTATCATTAATGGTAATCAGAGCCATGGAAAAGCTGACACTTAAACAGCCTTTAGGTTCCTTGTTTAACTGACAACTGTTGTTATAGTACTGCTGAAATACAAGGGGATTTTGCCCTGACTTTCCCCAATGCTGAATGTCACTATTTATTCTCAGTTTGTAATGAACAGCTTATTCATGAGCACATTTGGCTAAACCTTAAAAAATTCCAAGAGTCTCCACTGTGCAACGATAGTTTGCTATCTTTACTTCTCTGTTGAATCATCCATCAGAATGAGACAAAAAGATTGAAATAATCTAAGTTTGTTTTAGTCTAGCCCTTCTTTTGAAAATATACAATCTAACCTCTAAAAAGCACCCAGACGCAGAACAGTGCACCACACAGCCCTGCCCTGTTGGCTCCCAATGCTTTGAAATtcacttttctatttttaaaccaGCTTGTCTCAAGTGGCTCAGTTCTTTGACATGGTTTGGCTTACACCTTTTTATCCACCAGGTAAATGTGGTGGGCATTCGGTGAAAAATTTGTATAAGACTTTATTGACATATCATCACTGCCTTGGTTGCAGACATCGCAGTGTGACAGAGGTAATGCTTCTAAAGTCAGTTATTAAGCATGTTCAGTTCCTGGCTTCCTGATGTGGACAGAAGTCAGCTCTGTTAAACAGCAGATGTTTTACACTGCGGCCGTTACCCTCATTTCCTGGGCGGAGAGCTGCTCGCTCTAATAGAGTAACAGGaacaagagaaagagaagagctagagggggggagagaaagaggcaGAGCAAGGCAAAAGAAGTTATCTAAGCGCAGAGCTCCCACAAATCACTTTGTCACCAGCAAGCTCTGAcaagcaggaggagagagaaagagtacGAGCAGAGACTCCGAGTTAAACAGAGGTGCGAATAGGGAGTCTTGTTGGTGGAGCCTCGAAGGAAGaaggtgtgaagaaactgtagagGAAAATAACGAGGCGATACCGCTGGATGGACAGAGGGAAGATAGAAGAGAGACGAGACTAAAATCCAGTTCCCAAAACAGCATAAGTTAAGAGGGACGGCTACTGCTGTTGTTACTGCCGCTGTGTCTGGATGGTACATCACCATTTAAAGAAGGTGTGTCAAACTTAAAATCTGTTACCGGAGGACACTGTTTCATTGAGACTGACATTTTAATCTTCTGATAGCAAACGCGCTTGAGACATTTAATCTCACAAGTGGAACCCAGAGAGCATACACTATCGTATTATCATGtttgagagagaggagagggatAGAGAGACAGCTGCTCTGTCTGTGAAGTAGGCATGAGACAGAGGCGTTGAAAGCAATTTCTGGTGTAGTGCAGCTGTACACAGATCACATGTTGTTACTAGTAAAAAGAGGTAGTTAGAGCCAAGAGCAGTACATGTTTGTGAAATGTTTTTCTATAGGGGCATGTGCAGGTTTGTGACTGGTATTGAATAAGCTGATGAAAGTAACTTCTTTGAGaacaatttctttcttttaaccATTGATATTTGATTAGCTCCGGACTGACTAAAAGCGCCTGAGAGTTTTATCTGGACTGTAAAGGTTGAGGTCATCTCACCAAACCTAAAAAAAATAGGAAgatcattttcaaactttttaagCAGAgactattattaatattttctctttattacAGAACATTACAGGGGAAATATTTGTCATTAGCACTAATAAGAAATTGTGCCAATTTAAACGTCTTAGTCTTAGATAACAAGTAACTTGGGCTCTGTAAACACCTGTCTTCATTTTGCTGAGTGCCATACTACTCTTTTCACATTCACTTAGGTTGCCTCTGTAAGAAAGACTGTGGTGACATGTGGAGGATGATATGCTAGCTCTAAAATAGACAGGATTCAGTTTatataataacataatataatccTGGATTTGGAGGTTTGAAAACATATCGGTCAAACATTGgtctgtgagcacagaaacaaaTCTGCTGAATCCTTGATGGGTAGTAGTTTGTTTTGGACCTAGAGGTGTTGTAGAAACTTACAAAAGGGCACTGACTGTGTGCATGGGCTCTTTTAGCATTTGACAGCTCTGTTCTGGACTTGCTTCATCCTGTGGGACGTAACTGGGTTACCTGTTTGGCTGAGTCAGAGGCTGGGTCGTCACTGGATGTCTGTCTGCTCACTGGGATTCTTTCCACCTGTTTCTATGCAAATAAGACAGATGTGTTAGGTACTTTTTACAGCAGCAGTGACAGCCGTGGTGGTGAATTTTCAGGACTCTCCACACTGCTGTAATTGTTTTGTCGTGTGTAAACACTTTGCGTCAGTGACACCTCTCCACTGAGTGATTCACTGTTCCCAAAGGATCCCCGGTTGGACGAAGGCATTGAAAGGGAAGTTGGAGGAGCTTTTACTAAGAACCAAAGAACACAAGTGACTGCACAGACAGGCTGTCAACATGAAATTGTGGTTCTTGATATTGATGGTAGTGTACATGGTGGGCAGTGTACACAATCTGTCTACATGTAACACTGTGGACTTGGAGATGGTGAAGAAAAAACGCATCGAGGCCATTAGGAGCCAGATCCTCACCAAACTGCGTTTGCAAAAGGCACCAGAAGAGGCTGGGGAGAAGGAAGAGATCCCTGCCAACTTGCTATCACTCTACAACAGCACCAGTGAGATTCTGAAGGAGCAGCAGGTTCTGGAAGAGGAAAACATCCCCACAGAACAAAAGGAGGAGGAATACTTTGCCAAGGTGGTTAACAGGTTCATCATGAAAGGTGAGTATAAAATTACCCTTAGCAGCAATATATAAATCTTGAATCTGTGAATCCTGATTGAATATTAAGAAAGGGGGCAATTCCTGATGGCTTAACTATAGTTGAATGTCAAGTAATGACTGTTATTTATGCTACTACATTTACAAGCTGAGACATAATTCAAGGTGAACACTAGCATTGCACTGACACTTTCCACTCTGAAAAAATAGTTATTGTCCAGATGTCACATGAAGTGCTGCTGTTAATCCCTCCACTACGGCAATACTGCGGTAATAATGTTGTTATTACTAgcagaaacaaaacaatagCATTGTTTACAGTCCCCCTGTACAGTCCTTACTGCTCTTTGTCTGGTTGATCAACACTAATATTAAATATAGTGCACACAGTGCTGTCCAGAAGTTTCAAGCTGCACTCCCAAGCATTCACCGTATGCCTTATGGCTGGTGTCAGTTCCAATCTTGACCATAAATTCCCTCAACACGTGTAACCCTTATGATCTCCACCAAAGATCCTGAGGCAGTTTCAGGGGTTCAGAGATCACAGGCATTACAAGTTAGCAGAACTCTGTGCAGCATCTGGTCTGATGCTGTGTTGCTTACATGATATCTATGGCATTTTTACTGCTTTATTACTGCTCTTTGTCTGGCAAGGCTGCATATGATGTTTGTTCAGCCAAATGGTTTCTGGCTGTAATTGCCTAATGATTCCCAAACTATTACGATAAACAtattttctagttttgcttctaTGCTCCATTGTTCTCTGCATGTCTATACTCATCACCCTATCAGGCAGCCATCCACACTATCCCCCTTTTATCCACCACTTCAAACAGCACACTTTAGTGGATGGACCATGCTCAGGAGTGTGTAGACCAAAGAGAGAACAAAGCAACCTTCAAAATGAAGAGCACAATTTTGTTCTGCTTAGGTAACAACCAAAGAACAGGATGAAAAGTAGAAAAGCAATAGGAAGAGACATGAAATGAACTCCTTCACCCATGcttgctctttttctctttcattttctcttttttctttctctctgactttgaccCTCAGGGATTGGGGTTTTCCTGTAACTTGAGCATTGAGTTCTCCCTTGCTTAACCTGTCACTTGTTCTCCATCACTTTTGCTTCTCTTTGTCACTGACTAGTTTCAGTGTGTCCCTTGAACCATGATTATCCATATtgcacgctctctctctctctcacttcttTCCTTTGCACTCCTCTATCTGCGGGTTTCCTGAGCTTATTATATCAATGTGtttgcagtgtgtttgtgacagGGCAGCTTGACAGGAAGGAAGACAGGCTGATGGCCACTGAGATCTTGAATGACTCAGGTCCGGTCCGGTGCAAGCGGTGCCCATGGGGAGCATGTGTTTCCTATAGCTCTGGAATGCCACAGAACACCCATCCACTGCCTTATCTATCCGCTGCCTTGTTTTGAATCAGCTAATAAGGgaacagctgaaagtagctgCCCCCTTACTCACGAGGGGTCACAACAGCATGTAGCACCACGTATTTGATTTGGCAGGTTTTTATGTCGGATGACTTTCTGGGAGGAGACACAAGGGATTTGTCTCCTCCTGGGATCAAGCTAGGGATTTTGCTGTTTCAATCCTGGGAGGTTCGCTTGCTAGGGGAATGTGTAAACCATTACACTATGGAGCCACTGTTGAGTCAACCTCTGCACACTGAAAAAGGAGAATGACAAATGTATGAGGATAAATGTTAAGGCCATCAAGTACTGCTTTGCAattgtgaatttaaaaaaagccacacatacacacacgcaagGATTTTATCCAGCTTCTGCTTTTCTGTAATACGTTGTTTGAACGAAACAACAGAAATAGAATACAGggggaaaaatatttttatttccattaacAATTCTTTTCTACATTTAAATCTTATTGGGCAGCAGACACTTTCCTGACTCTCAAAATCATTCTACGGGGGAAACATATTTGTGTGCAGAGCATTTAGAACATAATAGGTTTAGTCTTCATTGTGGTAATTGTGTGGTAGATTAAGCTAAATTCCTTTTGCTGTTTAGCACTCATATATCTCCCTTGAAGCCCACACAAGTTATCCTCCTATTAAAAGGAGTTTTGGTCCAATTTACACGAGGGAACGCTTTTCTCATTTGGAAGCTAGCCACTTTGTGCTATTCTGGGATGAAAGTAGTTCACTTCTCTGAAGTAATTATTGTAGTTACAAGTAAATGAACTTAAAGCTGTATTGTAGAAAGGAGTAGCAACAAGGGACCAAAGTCAAGTGTGAAATAGGGTGAAGTGGGGAAACAAGACATTGATGAGGGGGCTGTGAGAAGGTGGAGCTGAGAGGGAAGAAGGCCAATATTTAGTCAGTTGCTGGAATCTGGTTCCTCCTACTGGTAATTATAGAGCTGTTACTCAACCTGTCACAACAGCTGTCCCCGGCTTACCTGTGGATAGGCCTTGATTCAACACACAAATCCCCCCACACCCACATTTATATGCAGGCTAGGATGCTATCTCTACCCCGTCtagcagagagagagatttttttAGCTGAGCATGGAGCTCATTTCTTACACTTTCTACTCTAAATGATTAATTTTGATCACAGAGCCAATGCAAACTCTGTTAATTGGAAAGTAGAAGTGAAGATAAAGCGTCAACGTAATTATGGTGCAGCAGCCAATATGCTTCTTAGGGGAAGTGACTTAATTTCCTGTTTTGCAAACACTTCTCTAACCCTTAACACATTTATCTCACTTTTCTCAAACTAAATGGAGACTCTGACTTTCCGTGCATGCGTTTGCCTGGCACACCAATTCCACTTGACATACTGTACGTTGTTGTGACCGTCTGTGTTTCCATTCATATGCTTCAAACCAAATATTTGACTGCTCTGGGTGGTACCAGTAAACTGTCATCTCATTTCCCGTTACACTCCACATCAGTTCTTTTTGGTTTCAGTTCGGCCTCACTGCAAGGGGTGAAACACTACCTCAGCCACAATGCAGATGGTAGATGATATACAAGCAGCCGTGACATGGAGTATCCTGGTACAGCCTGGGCTGAATATGTAGCACAAGTATGCAAGGCTGGGTTGCAATTCCTATCAGAGAGTAATTCCCGGACTTGAGAGCAGAGAACCCTTGCTTTGGCAGGCTGAGACAGAGTAGAGGGTTTGGGTCCTGGCCAGTACTTGCGCTCCATTGATACACATCTCCAATTTCTCCACACCCCCACTCACACCCTCTCACCCCTCACAACTGTGAGTTATATTCAAGAGTGCATTCTTCCCTGTGCTGTTTCCTTACCATTGTGTTTAACAGTTACAttgcccctctctgagcctcTCACTCGCTTTCTATAGTGTTTCACTCTTGATCTTCTGCCTTCCTGTGCTTATCTTTGCATGTGACTGTTCGACGTAATCTTTTCGATCGTAACACTCATACATTTATGGTGTTAAAGCCTCCAGTAGCTTGTCTCTGTTTTTTATCAAGCCCTCTAGGCATCTTCATGCTATGATTAAAGTTGCGCATATGGGCAGCAAAACtgtaaaagaacaaaatattCATGTTGGTCAACTTTAGCAACAGCTGGAAGAGATGAACACTTGGCTGCAGTTATGATTATTGAGTAACACTGAGCTCAGCCATTTTATCTGATTAATGTGTAATCCTGACAAGCACTTATGAAAGAAGCCTTTCATTTACTTTATTCATAAAAAACATTGATATACATCTAAGTGTTGTAATGTTTACTAAATATCAGTGTTGTTAACAGTTTAGAAGTTAAAAATTGTAATTAACTTGGCTTGATTTGAAAAATCTGAACCCGCTAATTCGAGAGTCCTGATGTTTTTGAGCCATATGTCCATTAATTCTAACCTTACAATGCCCAGTCATCCCTTTAATAATCATagttcttttctttgtgtttacagATATTACACTAAAGACCATTTACATTAAATACCATTTACCAAATACAGTAACGATAGGATGACTTACCAAATAAGCTCTAGGAGTGgtctcacaaaaaaaaaacaagtaaagatTCATGATTAAAAATAACCAAAACGTGTAATGAAAAATTAGTAAATCCTAAACACAAATAGAATGTTTTAATGCCAAAACTTGTTGCCTTTGCCTAATGTTAATGAATTCAGAGGAAAATGGCAAAATGAGGGAGAGCAGAGAAACAGCAGAGGTGTAGAGTGAAGGTTTTTTGGGACTAGCTCACATCTAAGCATTTAAATATACTAGTGCAGTGCCTTTTAAAGTAGGTCATAAACCATCATAACATTACTGTATTAAAAAGAGATCAGCTATAAGGTTCGAACGTGTTTGAATGATTGCATACGTTTAAATGTGGTAGACAGGCAGATTGTGGGTTGCAGCTTTCTTGAGAACTGCACATTTAAGTACCAAGAAGTTGTCTGTCACAGGAAACCACAGACAATAATCATCATATAAAGTTAAATTGAAAATTGAAAAAAGGTATTTTGTGAGAGcctttttagttttaaactaGGCGTGATGACATTTAGTAACATTGTGGCTTATTCTTATTTTATCACATTCTACAAAAAGGCACTTTGAGGGTTCATTCCTGGCTTTATGCTTAAAGTTATAATTAAATTCATGTTAGGGTAAACTTGGCCTAGTTGGAATGGTTCAACGGAGAGGTCAAAGGGTTGGCAAAGTTAGCCAAAGAAACATGCCTCTTTTGTACATATGTGCCCCTCCCCCTAAAtacagagtggagcagcagtAACTGTAGGAGAAAGACTGTTAGCAGAGAACAAAGCACAGAGAACCCCTCATCTGAACAACATCAAGTTTAACACTGCACCCACTTGGGTCTGCAGCAATACAAATGCCATGTTTAAAGCAAGTTTGATACGGAGTTATTGAGacagtcaaagaaaagatttcTTGGAAGTTCTATGTTGTGCTGACTGACATTTGGTCCTGGTCCAACATTTAAACTGTTCCACATTAGCTTTCTTTAcgtttttaaatataataataactcctaaaagactaaaaacacattacaactagcttttaataaaagaCAGTTTAAAGTACATCTACCATGAAAGTTGGTTCCCTTCGTGATGGATGAAGttcttttgaaatattgtacCACAAGATATACATGAGATGTACATCTGCCCATTAAACATTAAATGCACTTAGATGGGTTGTTTGTCAAAATATCAAAACATAATTTCCTCTTCTTACatcatacagaaaaaaacaactcaaacacCAACTACAAGCCCACGGTCATCTCAATGAGCTTCAACATCGCTCAGATACGGAGTAACGTCGGGGGCAATCTGCTACTCACCAGAGCAGAGCTACGGATGCTCATCAAGGAGCCCATGATTTTGTCTGAGGAGAGAGTGGAGCTATACTATAGCCAGGGGACCTCGACTCGTTACCATGCGTCTCGCTTTGTCACAAACATGCTGAAGGACAAATGGCTGTCCTTTGATGTCACTGAACCTCTGCGGACCTGGCTCCAAGGGAATGGTGAGATaagcatttatttttacttcatcATCATGTATTTGTCAATCTTTCCATTTATTTAGTTCAGCCCATGTGTGATATCATATAATTTCTAGGTAATATTTCCCTCCTCcatgatttttttctgttactaGAGAATGAACAGAAGTTTGAACTTCGGCGGTACTGTGAATGCGGCATGCCGCATGACGATGGTACTTTAAGTTTTATCATCTCTGGGACTACGAGCAAGAGGGGAGACACTAAAGAATTAGAGAAGCTGAACCAGCAGCTACCCTACATCTTTACCATGTCCATCCCTAAAACCAACCACTCTAAGAGTTTACGCACAAAACGTTCCACTGACACGACGGACAGCTGCAGCACGTAAGCAATTCTGAACTTAATGATTTATTCCACTCCATTTCTGCTTTAAAGCTGCAATAGTAACCTACTAAACCACGAGCAGCTTCAAAATACAGACCACTGAAACAACAAACATCAACTATCCCTGTTTATCCATGCTGTAATTCTGTGGTCGTTTTAGTGGCTGTATAATAAATGGACTGtagctttaaaatgttttataatCTTAGACAGATTACAGTGTGCCTCTCATTTACCCCCACACATGTACACAAGATGGAGTATACCTCCAAGGCCCAGCCATAGGGTTAAATTGAGTGTAATGTTGTCTCCCAACATAACAGTTATCGTCCTACAGCTTTAAAACTGACTTGATTTCAATACTCTTTGCACCATCTCATCTTCACACTGTTTTCTCTTTTGCAGCCAATCACACAACTGCTGTTTGAAGAAACTGTACATTGACTTCAGGAAAGATCTAGGATGGAAGTGGATCCATAAGCCAACGGGTTACTATGCCAACTACTGCATGGGGTCCTGCACCTATATCTGGGATGCAGAAAACAAATATTCTCAGGTACTGTGTGCATTTTCATGAGTGTTATTTCTCCCAAATCCCAGGAGGCAATTTCTTAAAGTCTGGAAAAAATGTTAATGGCAATGTTGTATTTATATGTTGCCATAATAATTCTTGATGatttaaataaaccaaaatgcAAAGACTACTTGTATTATTTTAGCTCTAAGCACTACGGCACTAGGACTATCTGAATTTAACCGGTTATATAAAATTCTGGTAGAGACAAATCCCACTCAGAAGGAAAACCAATGGTtttatgagaaaaacaaaaacacaaatcccTTGCAGGTTGCAGGAAGGGGATGTAGTGTGAAAAATCCGCCAAAAATCAGTATACACAGAGCTACCTCATGCGTTGCCCCCTCGTCAGTAAAGGAGCAGGAGCTTTGTTTGTGCCAAACCTGATTAGGTTAGGGCTGAAATGATGACAAAAACTTTGTCTCTGGTTGTTTTTACTCTTTTAAAAAGCTAAATATCCTTTTTATGGCCCTTAATACTTTTAACACTTTCCACTCATTGAGGAAACTCTGGGTCTTTCAAAAATTTGTgcaaaaatgtctttaaaaagtAAAGTATTGTAGTTTGTATTAAGATTTTTCTAAAATCACACTGAAAATTCTTAGAAATGTTGTGCTTATGTATTACATTTGCTTCGGACCATGTTGTCTTGGTGAGTAAATTCTCATAAATCTTGCCTACAGATTCTGGCACTGTACAAACATCATAACCCCGGAGCTTCTGCCCAGCCCTGCTGTGCTCCACAGACACTAGAGCCACTGCCAATCATCTACTATGTGGGGAGGCAACACAAGGTATCTATACTGCAGTCACTTTCAGGTCAAATGTTTGCAGAACATTTTATGTGAAAACAATATATAATTGATCACATCACTGTTATTTTCTACTTGCAGGTGGAGCAGCTGTCCAATATGATCGTGAAGTCTTGCAAGTGTAGCTAAAAATATAGTATGGCACacagctctgcctcctcttCTCAAAACACAGAGGGAAAGAAGATGTTGTGTTGGAGACTACAGATAAGAGCAAGTGACAGAGAATTTGAGATAATGTGGACATGGggaacaaaatattttaaagcttttctcCAACAATCCCTCAGTTGTCACATTTGATGCACATTAAGCCATGgacctcttttttcttcttctacatATTAACGATTATAGTTTTTATACGTACATTTACCTTGCAGTAGTAAAATTGTCGGtcttgaaatgaattaatttatttgttgCACTGACAGGTGTCTAAAGAATAATAATGTACATAAAAGAAGTGTGTGAGACAATAAAATTTGGACAAAAAAGCACGAGGACAATAATGAACGTTCATGGAAGAATATCCATATTCAGGGATGAAAACGTGGGACATTTCAGATGACCACATCATCGTCCTGGTGAAAGGTGCTGAATTACAGGTGGAAAACCAGGGATGTTGGGGTTTTCCTCAAAGATAAGGCTGTAGGTGTTTTTGCATGGCTACATCATAAAGGACAGAAAAAGACACAGGGAGAGTCCAACCTGGGGAAAATCCCTTTTGACTGAAAGGCTGGACTTTCATTTTACAAGAACCGtccattagttttattttcttttttcaacccACGTGACTTCTAATATGCATTTTATCAGTATGTTTCTGTTCATAATGTTCATAACTGAATGTCAGATTGTCCTTTAACCCCACTGGTTTTTCAAAGCCAGAGGCACTATCAGCTGAGAGTGATGACATCATGCTTTTAATCCCTCTGGGGACTTACCGCCATACATGTTCTCTATTAATGGACACATGGTGGTAGTGCTGATATGAGTAAGGCTATTAAtacttattgttttattttattttgttttaaaatcatggtaaattattttaatttcaggAAGTTTCACAaggatgttttttctttcaaactcATGAACTGGTCTGGCTTCTATGACTCGCATTAGGAATAAAACCAACACATGATTTCAGCTTTCTATGTTTTTCTGGTGCACCTGCTTTTATAATGTCTATTTGTAAatattcaaacaaaaaaaaagaaataaacatgttaaatTATGTTGTGATGGTGGAAGATTTTATGAGCAAAATAAACCACAGGAGATGTTTCCACTTGGCAGAGAGTTGCCTTGAttaggtgtgtgcgtgtgcgggTTTGCGTTGCACTTGTCAGTGCATGTATGCGTCTGTTTTAACTGTAAGCCGACTTGACGAAAGCATAAACTGAAACACACCTAAAGTGATGTAGACGTGAATTTCATCATCTTGTCTTTGTcatcacaaaaacagttcaaAAGAGTCGTGTTGTTAGACGTGGTTTTCCTCAAAAAACTgtaactaaaacatttttagagtACAGTCATgttaggtaaaaaaaataagatgaaaaTGTGACGCTAGTTGAGATAAAACTGTGACTTCAATTTGAAACTAAGAGTGATTTGAAGTTCAGGGCCGTTGCCGTACTTGACAGACTGGGACCCCACCCCTTGCACCTCCTTTTCCTTCTACACTTCAGTGTGTGACTACTTCTCTTTCTTGATGTCTTTCAC containing:
- the tgfb1a gene encoding transforming growth factor, beta 1a, giving the protein MKLWFLILMVVYMVGSVHNLSTCNTVDLEMVKKKRIEAIRSQILTKLRLQKAPEEAGEKEEIPANLLSLYNSTSEILKEQQVLEEENIPTEQKEEEYFAKVVNRFIMKEKNNSNTNYKPTVISMSFNIAQIRSNVGGNLLLTRAELRMLIKEPMILSEERVELYYSQGTSTRYHASRFVTNMLKDKWLSFDVTEPLRTWLQGNENEQKFELRRYCECGMPHDDGTLSFIISGTTSKRGDTKELEKLNQQLPYIFTMSIPKTNHSKSLRTKRSTDTTDSCSTQSHNCCLKKLYIDFRKDLGWKWIHKPTGYYANYCMGSCTYIWDAENKYSQILALYKHHNPGASAQPCCAPQTLEPLPIIYYVGRQHKVEQLSNMIVKSCKCS